AGTGGGAATAATGTTTGCCAAAGCTTGCCTCATACGATTCtcattttctataaatacaatcCCACACAACATCAAAAAAGGTGGTGAGGTTCACGGGTGAgagaggaaggaaaagaaagaaagaaaagagaggaaggaagaggaagagaaaaaagagaggaagaggagaggagataatagagagagttatcttagtactcttattatttcagattataatgaaagcaccactgctgccccaaGGACGTACTctagtcacactgactgtagagaaacctcgtaaattttgtgtcttgtttcacttattccactgcacccaccgtcgattttacaacaggAAAAATGTGTTGTGCCCCTGCATGATGACGTGGGTTCGAACCCCGTCGGTAGCTAACTCCGTTGGGGGCTAAACTAGGAGGAGCATCTGACATGGATTTCTGAGTCGAGTCCGATTATTTAATCGAGCAAAGGGATCATCGTAAGAATTTAAGCAAATAATTATAAAAGGGGTGTCCTATCTAACACTCTCTCACGcactttttattaatttctgttatttaatttttttcaattcatttgatccgatTATGGAAAATTAAAAGGACGCGTGATCCTTGAACAACGGTATACATCAGCACTCAAAAGAAAACAACATAGAACATATACGTGGCATGTGTCTTACGAAATGAGAGATGGACAACACCACAGCCAATTCTTTCCTTACCCAAGAAGCAATCGCCACGTCAAATCAACGCTACGCGGAAAGCAAAGCTTATATAAGGCAGATTCCACCGAGTCAGCATACAGCGCTGCACTCACTCCTACAAAATCATAACCTCTAAAAGCTCTCGCATCTCTCGATTTCTCCATCTCTCCGACAAAAATCGGATTTCGAATTTCCAAAAATTCATGGGAACCGCTCAGAGCCGGGAGGATCACATCACCGACTCCGACGACTACGAgtcagaggaggaggaggaacagAAATCGGAGGACGAAGACCAGTACGACGACGCAGAGGACAACTACCAGCCACCGCAAACCGCTTCTTCGAACCCCAAGTCCAAAACCCTAGAGTCCTCCGTCGATGACGTCGATGCCAGGCTCAAGGCCCTCAAGCTCAAGTACggctcttcttcctcctcttcctccgcCTCCGCCGCTCAAGGCCAGAACGCCGTCAAGCTCTACCTCCATGTCGGTGGCAACACTCCCAAGGCCAAGTGGATCGTCTCCGAGAAGACGGCCTACTCCTTCGTCAAGACCTGTAATGTCGACGGCGACGGTGATTACGACGACGACCGAAGGATGGACCGCGAGGGGGAGTGGGTTCTGAAAGTCGGGTCGAAAGTCCGAGCTAGGGTTTCCACCGACCTGCAATTGAAGATGTTCGGCGATCAGCGCCGTGTCGATTTCGTGTCCAAGGGCGTCTGGGCTCTGAAGTTTTACACCGACGAGCAGTACCGGAGGTTCGTGACGGAGTTTCAGGACTACTTGTTCGAGAACGTGTACGGAGTCAAGGCCACGGAGGAGAACAAGGTCAAGGTCTACGGCAAGGAGTTTCTCGGGTGGGTTAAGCCGGAGGCGGCGGATGATTCGGCCTGGGACTATGAGGATTCCGAGAAAAGCCCAAAGTCTGCCACGCCGGTGCGGCCCAGCCACGACTTGATGGAGGAGTTCGAGGAGGCCGCCAATGGAGGGGTCCAGAGCTTAACTCTCGGCGCATTGGACAATAGCTACTTGGTGAACGAGAATGGTGTTCAGTTTTACCGGAATTTCAACCATGGGATTCATGGGAAGGGAGTGTGTGCGAAATTCGATACCGGAGGTTCAAGTTTGGGGAAATCGACACCCAAGAAGGCTTTGTTAATGAGGGCTGAGACTAATATGCTACTTATGAGTCCATTTAAGGAAGGCAAGCCTCAAGCTAATGGGCTGCAGCAGCTCGATATTGAGACGGGCAAGATTGTCACTGAATGGAAGTTTCAAAAGGATGGAACAGATATTACGATGAGGGATATCACTAATGACACTAAAGGGTCCCAATTGGATCCTTCTGAATCGACCTTTTTGGGTTTGGATGATAACAGGCTTTGTCAGTGGGATATGCGTGACCGTGCTGGAATGGTTCAGAACATTGCTAATGCGAATTCCCCGGTCCTGCATTGGACTCAGGGGCATCAGTTTTCTCGAGGGACCAATTTTCAGTGCTTTGCTACTACTGGAGATGGGTCTATTGTTGTTGGGGGTCTGGAAGGGAAGATAAGGTTGTATTCCAAGACCTCCATGAGGCAGGCAAAGACTGCTTTTCCGGGGCTCGGTTCTCCCATTACGCATATTGATGTAACTTATGATGGGAAGTGGGTGTTAGGTACCACTGATACTTATTTGGTACTTATTTGCACTCTGTTCACTGACAAAGATGGAAAGACCAAGACTGGATTTAGTGGTAGAGCGGGAAACAAGATACCGGCTCCCAGGCTGTTGAAGCTCACCCCTTTGGACTCACATTTGGCTGGCACAGACAATAAATTTCAACGGGGGCATTTCTCATGGGTAAGCATACTTATTCTCCTTTTAAATGCTGCAATAATTAGATTGTTTAAAAGTATATTCATCTAGAATAAAACCTTGGAAGGTACAATACATCGTTTTTCTGTAATTGGAAATTTTGTTCCGTGACGTGTATTTAGGTTTGACTAAATGGTGTAAAATGACCGTTGAATGATTCTCTCGGGTGTTAATAAGTTGTTATTCAGTTCAGTTTCATACGTGTTTGTTAAATTACATGTCCATCTATGTTATCGAGTCTTGAATGAGATTTTTTGGGTGTTCATGCTTTCCATGTTTATCATTCAGCTTTGTGTTCTACCTCTAGTTTTTCTAGATCTTGTATTGCCTGGATAATTTATTTACATTCACGATATATCCATCAATAAGTGCTTTATTGTTTTGATTCTGGTAATAGCTGTACCTTTTTTTCGTACTATCATTCCTCTTTTTCGTACTATCATTTAAccatgtatatgcatgctataaCGAAACCATGTCTTAACTAGTGTATACACTAAACTGAGAGAATAAAATCTCAAGAACACCATGTGATCATTCAACGCCAATTAGGCAACATAAAAAAGGTACACATTGGTGAAACTTTGatgcttttgaatatattttTATGGAAAAAGATTTTGACTCGTTTATGCCGGATGGATTTCATGACTAGTCTTTGCAGATTCATATTGCTGGAAAAGATTTTGTACACGTAGCACAATGTCATAAATGTGTGTAGCCAGAGAGTGCATTTCCTTTCCTCTCTAAATTTGTTGGTGATACTTAAACTTTCATGTCTTCTTTAAACAAAGCTTGGATTTTTCTCTGTCAATATGTTGTGGGTtttatttcaaagtgtttagAATCTTAAGATGCAAATTAGATCATGAAGTGAGCACCCACAACACAAAAGCAACTAACTTGGCACATAGGTAACTAAACAGAAAACAGAGGGACAAACAGAAGCCAGTTCTAACTGCTTCTCAATTCTTATGATATTCACTCTTAAGTAGGGCCGATGGCTTGTTTTACAGTGCATCATACTGTAAGAAAAATCATATTGGTTTTATAACTATAGGTTCTGCACTAGCATAGAGTTGCCCTGCATGATCTCGTTTCTCAATGGTAGACTTGTTTCAGTAGATATAGATGTGAGATGTAAATcattcaatttagtttgtgtaaCTGATTCACGCCCATGAATTGCTTCAGTGAACATCGATACAATCTTACACTGAGCTTGCTGTGGTtcaaatgaatttttatggTTCTGGTTCTGATTCTTGAGAAGATGACCTCAAGCATTGATTGAACTAGTTTTAATATGCATCTATTAGCTTACAATTGTGCATTAAATGGGAAGTTTTGAGGTATGCTACTACTTACAAGTAAATGGTATTGGCTTTAGAAGTGCAGAACTAGGTCTAAGTTCTGCATTTGCATAGATTTACGCTGGATTTTGTGTTTCTTCTCGGATGGTCCTGTTTTGTTCTCCGAGAAGTAGACATGTGGCAAACACTGTAGATAACTCATCCATTGTTGTTCTGAAGGTGTTCGCATAGAATGTTCAGTTATGTAGCTCTTTGAAATTGATAGGAATAGGAGCAGAAAAATCTCACTTATCTGAATAAGTACGAAACAGTAATGCACTGATTTGGGAAATAGAAAACGTAAATTGGATTCTTGATGAAAACTGTCTTTATTGAAAAATTCCTTGTGTTGAAAATGCTTAATTTCTGTTTACAGGTCACTGAGAACGGTAAACAAGAGCGCCACCTAGTCGCAACAGTTGGAAAATTCAGTGTGGTATGGGATTTCCAGCAGGTGAAGAACAGTGCTCATGATTGTTACAGGAATCAGCAAGGCCTCAAGAGTTGTTACTGTTACAAGATTCTGTTGAAGGATGAATCCATCGTTGAGAGTCGCTTTATGCACGACAATTATGGTACCAACTCCCCCGAAGCTCCACTGGTGGTGGCAACCCCGATGAAAGTGAGCTCAATCAGTCTTTCCGGCAAACGATGATCTTCGCCACCCCCCACCTTTGTATATGAGAGTTAACTTCGTCTTGAATCTGGTGCATCTGGGATTTGTTCTTTgcgtgtttttatgttttttcctGTCTTGTACTTAGCTTGTGTTTGTGTCCATGTACATGTTAGTTGTTCTAACTGGTGTTTGCGTACAAAAGTTCCAAAATTTGGTTGCAATTGATTTGTTCATAAGTTGGATACTTGATTTTCTAGATTTGTGACTGGTTTGTTCTAATTTATCCCTTGGGACTTTCAGTATGTATTTCTGCTTTATATTTTGAACTTAAAAGACTTATAATCATTCTTGTACAATTCAAATTTTCCGGCTCCATGTAAAGCGTTATTGGTTCCTATAAGATTAGAATCAAGTCCAACTTTCTGGGCCACCGATGAAGGCCTAGGGACTTGAAAATCATGGGTTTGCCTTGTTGACCTAAAACTGATAGAGATGATTTTTTTCTCACTCATTCGACTTGTCATAAACATTTCTTTATTTTGACcgttacaacaacaacaacaacaacaacaacaacaacaaagccttttcccactaagtggggtcggctatatgaatcctagaatgccattgcgctcggttttgtgtcatgccctccgttagatccaagtactctaagtcttttcttagagtctcttccaaagttttcctaggtcttcctctaccccttcggccctgaacctctgtcccgtagtcacatcttcgaaccggagcgtcagtcggccttgtttgcacatgtccaaatcaccagagccgattttctctcatctttcctacaatttcggctactcctactttacctcggatatcctcattcccaatcttatcctttctcgtgtgcccacacatcccacgaagcatcctcatctccgctacacccattttgtgtacgtgttgatgcttcaccacccaacattctctgccatacaacatcgctggccttattgccgtcctataaaatttttccttgagcttcagtggcctacgacggtcacacaacacgccggatgcactctttccatccagctcgtattctatggttgggatctccatctaattctccgttctcttgcaagatagatcctaggtaacgaaaacggtcgctttttgtgatcttcgctagattgctccggtcattagtgtggataagtatataaatggatagagataggaaagcaaacacaagatgtacgtggttcacccagattggctacgtccacggaatagaagagttctcattaattgtgaagggtttacacaagtacataggttcaagctctcctttagtgagtacgagtgaatgatttagtacaaatgacattaggaaatattgtgggagaatgatctcgtaatcacgaaacttctaagtatcggagtgtggtgtcgtcttgacttgccttatctgtctcataggtagatgtggcatcttctctggaagtactcttcctccatccaggggtggtatctttaactggtggagatgcacaaggtaatgtatcaatttcacttgaagcttacttgtagtttcaggcttggtcaagcgcgatacaaaccatgtagtaggagtcccccaagtcgccgagctagggggtctgctgaaagaggtgacagacaaggtaagcaatcagagctccgactgattgttcaccttctccccatcttgcagcagcatgaaggataaagagaagaaaaatgagaagagatgatatgagatacttttgcttttgaagaagtaactttccacaggcttattcttgaactgagctggagggttttctggtttcctccagagtataaggccgactgaagaatttgagggtcaaaacaagtccatcaaatctagagtacgttccaccctgctgatatgggatacttttgcttttgacagagtaatggatgtatcggcacgtgtgctgttacgcttgtctccacatgcttccttgtatccttcgcacttgccctatctgttcctcaagcagatgcggaatcttccctggaaacataagatgatgaagatgagtactcgagagcaatgccaggtaagtaatcaggtaaggggttccaggcagtcagttcctggctggaagcttgattccaagtgctgactgattgctctctttctccttgtcttgcaggtaaaaacaaggccaaaagaaaaaacagggaaaaagcatgatatgggatactcttgcttttaaccctgatgatatgagatattcttgctctagtatagcttgtttgcagaggtattatcggggggaaagaaagctgaatatttcgaaaggctttgttgggagtgccctctcagatataatgaagggttgagcatttttgcaggtctgcctgtccgttggggatggaggtcgacatatataggagtctccctaacaacaagtagtaatgctattcctttaccctgcttggtcatagcacggtagtgggagctgccagtttcacatgttttaactctgtcagagcactttgaaaaagtggtctgtggtatctggctctcgagattcggagaacgatgcctcttcgatttttgagaaagcaatcatgctgggggtctgactctcgagattcggagagcagtgtctcttcgatttttgaggaagtaatcatgttgggagtctggctctcgagattcggaaggcggtgcctcttcgattttggagcaagcaatcttgttgggagtgttgtctcgaatgtgagtaaaggttggacatgtttgctagtctaccttgccacgaagcacaaaggttgacacacagggactttccaattatccagcaatggtactgttcctttaccctctcttcgattttgagaaagtagtcatgttgggagtctggctctcgagattcggaggacggtgcctcttcgattttggagcaagcaatcttgttgggaccgttttctcgaatgtgagtaaaggttgggcatgtttgctagtctaccttgccacgaagcacagaggttgacacacagggactttccaattatccagcagtggtactgttcctttacccttgtgggtaataatatggtagctagaccttcaaaatttatgtgtctaaactttgttagtgctgtttctttgctattcttttacctttcttggtcagagcgatgtagtgggagctgcaagcttcacgtgcttaactttggcagagaactttggcaaagtgatctgtggtacccatgagttattgttgcgtgtgggaggtgggtgattgaacagtaagattcatgtgctttctacttcaccagaagtcttcgacagaatgcccataatttctgcaaagctgagtgtgcgtgtgataggtgctgacaaggctagaaaagtagatgcctcttcgatttctgagatcggccctcgtggtctctgagcagcccagcttttgagaaagcgagcgcctcttcgattgattcggagaacggtgcctcaccgatttttgagaaagtaatcatgctgggggtctggctctcgagattcggggagcagtgtctcttcgatttttgagaaagtaatcatgttgggagagtggctctcgagattcggagggcggtgcctcttcgattttggagcaagcaatcttgttgggagtgttttctcgaatgtgagtaaaggttgggcatgtttgctagtctaccttgccacgaagcacataggttgacacacagggactttccaattatccagcaatggtactgttcctttaccctctcttcgatttttaagaaagtagtcatgttgggagtctggctctttagattcggaggacggtgcctcttcgattttggagcaagcaatcttattgggagtgttttctcgaatgtgagtaaaggttgggcatgtttgctagtctaccttgccacgaagcacagaggttgacatacatggactttccaattatccagcagtggtactgttcctttacccttgtgggtaataatatggtagctagaccttcaaaaattatgggtctaaactttgttagtgctgtttctttgctattcttttacccttcttggtcagagcgatgtagtgggagctgcaagcttcacgtgctcaactttggcagagaactttggcaaagttatctgtggtacccatgagctattgttgcgtgtgggaagtgggtgattgaacagtaagattcatgtgttttctacttccccagaagtctttgacagaatgcccataatttccgcaaagctgagtgtgcgtgtgacaggtgctgacaaggctggaaaagtaggtgcctcttcgatttctgagatcggccctcgtggtctctagggagcccagcttttgagaaagcgagcgcctcttcgatttctgagatcggccttcgtggtctttgagcagcccaacttttgagaaagcaaacgactcttcgatttctgagatcaaccctcgtgatctctaagcagcccaacttttgagaaagcaaacgcctcttcgatttctgagcaggcgcctctttgatttctgaagctccgtcgagtgcagatttttatagaggctggcattaagttccaaagcacacttgaatctccaccagtagaagcttcattcttgcacttctaagatcttgatttgtccgacctcttctctcttcaacacctttgaaaatgtctggcccctccgaccgtcgttttgacttgaaccttgttgaagaggcagccccgccttctccagacaacatatggcgcccatccttcgtctccccaactggtcctcttaccgttggggattccgtgatgaagaatgatatgaccgctgcggtggtggccaggaaccttct
This genomic interval from Malus domestica chromosome 05, GDT2T_hap1 contains the following:
- the LOC103410496 gene encoding protein CYPRO4 produces the protein MGTAQSREDHITDSDDYESEEEEEQKSEDEDQYDDAEDNYQPPQTASSNPKSKTLESSVDDVDARLKALKLKYGSSSSSSSASAAQGQNAVKLYLHVGGNTPKAKWIVSEKTAYSFVKTCNVDGDGDYDDDRRMDREGEWVLKVGSKVRARVSTDLQLKMFGDQRRVDFVSKGVWALKFYTDEQYRRFVTEFQDYLFENVYGVKATEENKVKVYGKEFLGWVKPEAADDSAWDYEDSEKSPKSATPVRPSHDLMEEFEEAANGGVQSLTLGALDNSYLVNENGVQFYRNFNHGIHGKGVCAKFDTGGSSLGKSTPKKALLMRAETNMLLMSPFKEGKPQANGLQQLDIETGKIVTEWKFQKDGTDITMRDITNDTKGSQLDPSESTFLGLDDNRLCQWDMRDRAGMVQNIANANSPVLHWTQGHQFSRGTNFQCFATTGDGSIVVGGLEGKIRLYSKTSMRQAKTAFPGLGSPITHIDVTYDGKWVLGTTDTYLVLICTLFTDKDGKTKTGFSGRAGNKIPAPRLLKLTPLDSHLAGTDNKFQRGHFSWVTENGKQERHLVATVGKFSVVWDFQQVKNSAHDCYRNQQGLKSCYCYKILLKDESIVESRFMHDNYGTNSPEAPLVVATPMKVSSISLSGKR